The DNA window TAATGGCGACAATGCCTCCTAAAGTGATTGTGTCGTGAAGACATACAGTGCCGACCTGAATACACGGTAGCATATGGCCAGAGACAAGAATGACCAAGGTAGCTAGGAGcacaaagttgatttgatgcAGTGATACATGGCGCCATTGAAGATGGTTGAAGAGGCGTAGAAGTCCAAGGATGAAAGCGTATGCAATGGAGATTATGTTAATCCAATGTATTTTGTCCTGGGTATAAGCAAGTGTAACGAATACTAAGGCAGTAAGCCTTGCCACTTGTGAAACAATTTCATACGGCCAACGGATTTTGGCAGCTTTAGAGCGATAACTGGACTCTTGTCGACGAATTCGATCTAAGTTGTAGATGAGTTGCATAAGAGATAGGGAGAGTATCACGGCTTGTGGTATTCCAGACTGGGCAAAGCGTGACACCTGGCGTATCCACGGTACTTGGGATAAGGCCAAGGCATTTTGGTACATGCTGCGGATGTCAGTGTGATGATCCGTCAGCCGTTTTGAGCTTCACATACCCAGTGAAATAAGACGGCCGTGGTAATGACATGGATTGGTTTTCATCATAGGGAGAGAATTCATGCCCGCCAAAGCGGTGTATTATAAGATCCATGATGGTGACATGGATGAGAGAATCTAAGATGAGAGAGGCAAAGCAGGACGAAACACGAGCATGGTCTAGTAGAGGTATCCGATCTGAAGTTGATGCCAATATCACAAACGCAACAGAAATGATGAAGGAAAGATGAATAGAGGACAGTGAAGAATCAAGAAGTAACAGACTAGGTAACCACCagtctacctaggtaggtacctaggtaggtatgtgtTAGTTAAGCAAGTTCAACCCAGTCTTTACCTGCACCTTACCGTACCTGCCTTATCATCTTGAAGTCATGATCATTGAATGGCTGGGGACGAGTGGGCAAGTGGAGCAACTTGGCCCGAACATCGGGGCGGAATTGGTAAACCGGCGGTTTAGTGCTGAACGTTAACTGCCTAGCGGGTTCACCTCCACTGTTTCCAGTGGGCGACGGACCTGGACGCCGACCTACCCCCAGCTGGAAAGCAGGGGCCATGAACAGACATCAAAAACCCAGACATGGAAGCACGGCAGACATATTGACGCCTAAACTATTCGTACCTCAGTCTTTGATATTCTTTGACCGCTTCATTCTCTTACTGACCGGTCTGCCGGTTTCGGCGTTGCCTCCTCTGTTGTCTCCTTATGCTGCAGCCAAAAATTGACCGTGGCTGCGTTCATCACAATGGCCGTGTTATCTCCCAGTAGCTTGTTAGTCTTTTCAGAAAACCACAGGCTCAAGGCATCGTTTGTAGCCTGAGACTAGGGTTCAAAGTCCTGTAGTCTCCGGGGAAAACGGCATTGGTCCAGGCGGATCGCGTAATTGAACAATTTATCACGTCAATTTACGCAGTAAGTTACGGTACTCTGTATGTCCAGTTGCTTTCGGGTGGACTGGTAAGATGGTCTGCGTTCGCCCACCTCTTTGTCAGGTTCTAAGCATGATTGGCTATGTCTCATAGAGCATAAGCATCACAGTTGCTATGATGCATTCGCTCTTTCGGATGGCACAGAGAATAGTGTCGGTAATATGCAAAGTAGATATTCAGAAAACCCAAAATACTTATGGATATGCTCCATAGAGTTGATTAAATTTCACCTCTATATCGAGCATACGGAGAATCACAGTCTGCTAGTGTCAAGATCCGGAGCTGCAACGACGAAGAGAGTTGCCAAACGCATACCAGCAGCACTAGTGCGACTACATAGGCATTCTCATACTTGGTTAGACGGTGTATGTTCTATTTAGTTGAAATGTCTGTCAAATGTTTGCTTCCCCATAAACAGGAATGATTAATCGAATGATTTCTTCAAAGAGTTCAACTATATAGTAATTCATAGAACCCCGCTTTGCATAGTCAATCAATAGGGATTCGATTGCTAACTGGGTGTGCTGGCGCAATGGTAGCGCGTAGTCCTCCTAAGACTAAGGCTCAGGGTTCGAGTCCCTGGTATACCGGAGTAAGTCCTTTTACTTTTTGATTGACTCAGTCAATGGGTATCCTGGGTAGCTTGGCTTGGTGTTTTTAGTTTTGATTCCACTCgggaaggaagaggctgcaAGCAGCCGTTTTATTCACCCCCCCTAGTAGAGTGTTTGTGCTTTGCAGCTAACTGTGCTATCTTCGTCTTGCCCAGAATTTACGTATgcatttaatacttttactatgTACTCCTTACAGTCCTGAGTGCATGCCAtacctcagggtatcagaaacgTTATAGAAGCATAAGGGCTTAGTAGGTCCCTTTATATGTAAACTATGTCTttggctgtttatttttataccctaaggCTTAGGAGACCAACTTCTCTGTAACCTACCAGCCATAGTATTGATGCAAAAACACACATGTCAGTCTCGTTTGCTAATGTTATTCGTAACCTAAACACACAGCCGTTGCATAGTCGCCGTCATGGCTAATCGTAACCAGGGCACTGGTGTCCTCCACCTCTCCTTCGCCACTGCGAATCCGCGCGATGGGCGGCCCGCTGCCCAGTGTTGGACCCTCTACGGGCCGTCTCTCAATCACCACATCGTGAAACGTCAGACGTCGATGTGGATGCGCTTTCATGGCAGCCTCTTTTGCTGCGAATCTAAAACAAGGCGCTGAGTAAGCGGACGGAAATGTTATGATATGCTTGGAACCAGATACCTTCCAGCAATGAATGCAGCACAGCTCCACATCTCGGGGTTGTTTGCCGCAATCTGTGTGTGCGGTTGGCCAGTCTTATTTGCTTTGTGCAGAGCATCCTGAAGCCCAGGCTTTTGCGCCTTCACGCTGTCGAGGACATTTATGCGCGCATGATTCACAGCTAGTTCTTCAGGAGATAAAACTCTGTTCACAAAACGCGCAGCTCGAGGACCTGACAGAATCGCATAGATGCGCGATATTTGGCAAATGTCGTTTCCAATGTTGATCGGAAAAGGAAATGCCCGTAGAGGCTTCATCAGCACTGCTTGATAAATGTTAGTTATGTGGTGGACGTACCATCAATAACGGACGATCTTGGTTTATCTTGATTGAGCCGCTAGTGTCGGTACCTTATCGATTGAGCCCCACCATCTACGTCATTAAGCATTCAATCCAAACATCATTCTTTGACCTTGTCATGCCTTTTAAAAAGACCTTTGATTACAGCTAAGCTAATACCTAGTAATCTGGACAGCAATTGCCTGCAACGAATACGGGCAGCAGGACCAAACAACATGTCGATAAAACCACAACGCCAGATTTACCCATTACTCCGCATTCAACGTGGGCGCTGAATGATGCAACAGCAGGCCGGCTAGGAACAATGAACAAAAGACACATAGTGGCTGATAAACTGCGTGGATTCCAGACTCAGTTTTAAAGAGTCGGCCATAGGCCCAGCGACCAGGGGCATTACCGCTCCCTTCGTAATGTCGTCCGATAGTCACCTGTTTGACATTTACTCAGCAAGCAGGGGAGCACGTTCCTGGTCAGCAGGTGCACTGCGCCAATTGACCTCTCTACCTGTTGCAGCAGGGACAGCGACGACGACAGTGGCGATAAAGAGAAGAGCCATGATGATAAAGGCAAAGATCCATTGGAAGGCAATCACCTGATGAAGGAACTGGGAAACTCCAATAGCGGCAGCAAAGACGCTGAGCGAGAAACCCATTGTGTAATCCTGCATGTTGTTAGTGTGCTGTGCCACCCGGGCGGGGTAAGAGAACATACCTTGTAAaccatgatgaagaagagtcCATAGGCGAGGATGGACCAGATGAAGATGTTTCCAAAGATACGAGGGACAAGGTGGTGAGGGTGGGGAATCATCAGAGCACCGTTCCAGTAAATGGCAACAAAAGTCCAGGCCAGAGGTCCAGAAACAACGGGCGTATGGATAAATCGGGGGTAGGTGTTGTGGCGGAAGTAGAGCGAGGAAAgattgatgaagttgagaaTCAGAATAACCTCGGCCCAGTGGAAGTGAGAGCGGACAAAGAGCATGACAAAGGCGAAGTGGAAgaggttgttgaagatgaaatGGCTTCCGACGCTGGCAGCAGCGTGAACGATGTCAGAGTTGCTCGAGAAGAGATGTCCGATGTAACCAGCctggaggatgaagaggacaaTCCTGGTAAAGCTATTAGCATAGGAACAAACATACGGCATTGCGAGAATACATACCAGTAGATGGAGGTGATGATTGGGTTCAAAGTGAAAGCAGTGCGGTACATGTGGTTCTGTTCCCAGATCTTTCGGTTTCGAGTGTGGCCATCGTCGGGACGATGAAGGGTATAGTAAACGGTGACGACAAGGGACAGGACCCAAGTGATAAGGGTGAGAATCTTGTAGGTGAGGATCGTATTGTTGGAGTGAGAGTCCCTTTTCCCAAAGGGATTATCTATTGAGTGAGTTAGTCAAAGTTAACGATGGGGCAGGGAAATGGTCGACGTACACTGCTGCCAGTTCGCCATGATGAAGTATTGATGGCTCGAGGTCAAATCCTTGTTGCTGGTTGAAtgttgaagaggaagaagaatgagGAGAGTATTAGGAGATGCTGTGAAATTGTGGCAGAAAGGGAAGTAGGCAGTATTTAAAAGCACGGCTGGAGGCACGCATCTACAGTGACATGACATAAGGAGCTACTGGGGAGTTAGGACCTTCACCTACCTGAAGTAAGGTGTGGTTCACTAGGTCCGTTGCTTTGCCTTAGTTCTGCGGGGAAAAGAGGGGCAGGAACGGAACAGCCACACCATATATGACGGTATGGGTGTCACACCACACGCCATGGATCCAGAACAAGTTCAGTGTCGAGGAAAGAAAAGTGCCTGTCGAAGGGGGGTTAAATTTGATTTAGCTTGTCTTAGTAGTATACCACTATAACTCAGTTAACGATTGGTTAGCCTCTACTCCAGTTGCAAATACCAATCGCATTGTATACATACCTACTTGCTGCaacaatgcaatgcaaaGCAAGGCAGGTAGTAGGTATCTGCCTGCTTGCAGTAAGACCTACGCGCCACAGGGAGGGCCACTAAAGGAGGGTGGAAGCGCATGATTACTTGTCGTCACCCTAAGGTGATCCATGTTGGAATGGGAATATTGCCTGGCCTTGTCCAACCTGAGTGAGCGATGCATCTTTTGATGCTCGGCCTTGCTTGACCAGATGACCTCGCTAGAAGAGCGCTAAAAACACTGATCAACTAGAAATTGCCGGGGATTAAAAAGAGATCGGGCTGTCATTGGTTTTGAGGTGTTCAAATTGGCGACCATCACGATTCGAGAACAGGCTGGTGTGGTACAATGGGGAATGACAGTGGTGCCAGATGAGGTACATGTTGTAACTGTCTACGTAACTTCCTACTAACCCAAGCATGTATGTGAGACAATGGATCGACTCTATTGAACTGGCATCTCTACTCCTTTTTCGTTCATGTGTATTGAGGCAGGTAAATATTGTGCCTAAAAAATCAATGATTATTGCTTGTTTCTATGAATCAAAGTCAagttaccttagtaggtaggtactcacCTAAAAGATCATCACTGGTACataggtaattaatagtagATCGTTCAGGAGTGTTTTACTCCCGGAGATACGTCCTGTTTCTGTCCCATCCTTCCTTCCTGTTCTGCATTGACCTGCGTTTGGCCTGTTCCATGGTTGCAGGTCTTGTAAGATTGTCATTGGTTGTAAAACTGTACTCCATTCTTATGACTCTACTATCATCGGTTTAAGACGGGATATTGGTTTGAACCGAATCTACTGTACCTGCCTTGGAAAAGGGCAGACGAAAATAGTAGCACATTCTTAGGCTATATGCTCACTAAAGCTGATCTAATATTTCTGTCAGCATTAGGTACTTGAGGCAGTCGCGATTACCTGTACATCAGATATGCCTGCAAAGAATAGAAACTGCAGGAACCAGGTTTTAGATCTTTATGCTGCACCTGCTCATCGAGATTCTCAACGAGTGGCCGAAACCAACTCCATACTTGATATTGTATCTGCGGCGTTTGATACATTAAGAAACAACTACTGATTTGTTCAGAATTGTATAAACCAGGTTCCCCTGTttgatatcatcatcattataCAATCCAGTACCTGATGCATCCTCATCAAGCTCGGTATTTGCTCGACCCTGCGTTGTCTTTGTTTCAAGACACTGAACAATCTTTGTGATTCAAACCAACATTTTTTTCCAGATTTGAATCAAGTCCTTTGTATGCGTAGGTACTGGGGAATGATGAAATGAACCGCCCGTGCTGTTCCGGCATCGTACTCTCAGAGGCCTTTTGGCAACGGCCTATCAATGCGCTCGCATCTAATGTCCACTGCTTTCCTCTATTCGACAATTACCAGAACAATCCGTAGGCTCCTACAGTCGCATCATCATGGTCGGTATCTCCCTGATTGGCAAAAGAGCTTGTCGCCCGCGTCTTTCCACTCCTCAAGGCTTGCCTCACGCCTTGCACGTCTCTTCTCGGCTGAATCTAGGCGATGGGTAGAAGATCGCCAGTCCTTTGTCGGGCCTCTTAGATCGGTCCCGAGAGTGAAGTTGTCGCTCCTGTAGCTGCTCCCTAGTTGCACGATAACCGAGTAATTTGTCGGGTCGTCGGCGAGCTCTTTATGGGCTTGGTCGCCGTTCGTATGAATATTCTGCATGGCCCATGACGACTTGTGGCTGCTCCGGGTGTTCATATCGCGTTCAGCAACTCCATTCTTTTCTCTGTTTTCGTAAAAATCAGAAAGTTGGCCATCTTCAACTGGCTCGTATACGTTGGGTATCCGTGGGTACTCGCTAGGTTCAACCCACGAATTGCAGATATCGTCCATCTTCATGGTTCTGCGATGGTACAGTGCTGATTGTGATTGCATGGTGAGTTAAGTCAAACAACAGGCTGGGAAGTGTTGAAAAAACAACAGGCTGACGTttataaggcttttaaaCGATGACAGGCAATTGGGGTTTTGGGAATCGACATGTCCAAGAAAGAAACTCGGCTGTTGCTGCAAATGCATACTCGCCCAAAAACTCACGCGCATCCTGGGGACATGTCACGCCAAAATGGAAAATGGACCAACTACAATGCAGCTCCAAGAACGAACTACCGAATTGTGTCATGATACCGGTCTATGCCAGGACGGGCCTCAAAAAGCGGTGTTTTGTTGTGTTGGGTGCCCAGTCAAGACCAAGTTGGGTGTCGTTAGGCTCAAAGACAAAGCGAAACATACCATACTACACCACGTCGCATCGACACAGTAAGCACTCGCTGCTATCACACTTGCTAGGTAGTTTAGTAAGTATTGGAATttccatcttctttccaaaAGAGACTGAGACCTAGCCGAGGCTGTGCTACAAGATCCATCCGTATGCTTGTCATTTTAGCTGCTGGTTCGCCAGTCTACCGCatacatgcatgcatgcGTATGCACAGCCATCATCCTCACCATCAACCAATGAAACAACTATGTTCTTGGGGTTTTTCGAAATTACAAAATATGGGCATTTTACACCTGACCTAAGCCTCAAGCCTCAAGGCACCGACATCGTACACCCTGTACTGTATAAATGAGGCGCTTCCCAAGGCAATGTAGAATTACATTCAATCATGTCCAGCCGAGAGCTGCAAAGTGCAAAATGCCACGCTTAAAAGAAGCACGCTTTCGCCGCTTACAGCCGTTTCTTGATTATACTCAACAATCGACATCTTGATCCATTATCTCAAATCTTTCATAGACGAAACAAAAGCCATGGAGTTCAGAGAAAGGTCATATTCAAGGGGGGCTGATGACAAGCAGCTCAAGCCTACAACGCGCATGAATGATGAAACGTGGGAAAGGTTCAAACCTCTCCTCTGTGGCTTATACAAGCAGTATACATTGAATGTAGTCATGGAATACATGGAGAAGAAATACAAGATCGTCCAGAGGTATGTTCCCCAGGTATCGTACGGCATTCTTTTGGGTCATTGGCTAATACCTCTGCTCGAACAGCAAGCGACAATATGGCTATCGTTTCGAGAAATGGGGAGTCAAGAAGTATAATGCTAGCGACAAGAAAACAACACCCATATCTATATCGGCCGGTGCATTCGATGAGTCGATCGACTTTGGTGATTTCGACTTCGATCAAGAATCCCTCACTTTCGATCAGCACACGTTGTTGGATCCCCGTGATGAAGACACCCTAATGGCCACTGGGTCCGACGATATGGACTTTGATGAGCCATCAGATTGTGCCGAAATTATTATCCAATATCCTTGGTCCACTGGATCAAATGAGGAAGCGAACAAGCTTGCCGCTGACTTCTGCGCTGCCATGCTCGATGACTCGAACGCTTCCGACTTATACTCATATCTCCACCAATATGTGGCAAACAGTGACCAGTCTTACCCAGAAACTAAAGAGTTTCTCGCTGTCTCTTGCGCTCGAGTTGCTGGTAAACCAGACAATGCTGGCAGCGCCAAGCAACTTCTTGCGCGCGAGTGGCCACATGCGTTAACGACTGGAAACTCTGACTCTCCATTTCTTCTGTCTATGCTAAAGGTGTACGTGGGAAGCCACAAAGAAGACGCGGACAGGTCAAATTTTATCCGTCAAGTCACGCAAAATATCGAACAGTTACTCACCAGCGATCGATCACTTCCAAAGATGACACATAAGTATTCATCTATCGATCTTGTCACGTTTTTCTTCCTCAACTATGCTTTCGAGATTTACGACGATTGCTTTGACCAGGCAAATCCCCCAGATTTCGTGACAGAGCACCTCCTGCACGACTTCATCAAGAAGCAGCCTTTCATAAAAACACTCAGCCTCAACCGCCCTTCTCCTCTACGCCATTGTGTTGAGTGGTGTGAGGAACAACTCCGACTTAACCACCCTGTGGCTTTACAGGATTGCCCCGTGGAGCCCAGCGCAAATATGCGATCCTGGTGGCACAATATTCGAGTTTTCTGCACCCTTTGGGGGGTCATGGTTCAGCTGGTACGGGCAAATTGTGCCCCC is part of the Fusarium poae strain DAOMC 252244 chromosome 4, whole genome shotgun sequence genome and encodes:
- a CDS encoding hypothetical protein (TransMembrane:8 (o22-44i64-88o100-125i132-151o157-176i188-209o215-235i242-264o)~BUSCO:42111at5125), translating into MANWQQYNPFGKRDSHSNNTILTYKILTLITWVLSLVVTVYYTLHRPDDGHTRNRKIWEQNHMYRTAFTLNPIITSIYWIVLFILQAGYIGHLFSSNSDIVHAAASVGSHFIFNNLFHFAFVMLFVRSHFHWAEVILILNFINLSSLYFRHNTYPRFIHTPVVSGPLAWTFVAIYWNGALMIPHPHHLVPRIFGNIFIWSILAYGLFFIMVYKDYTMGFSLSVFAAAIGVSQFLHQVIAFQWIFAFIIMALLFIATVVVAVPAATGREVNWRSAPADQERAPLLAE